The window ggccCTTCTTTCAGCCCCATTGAAGCACCCAGCAATGCACCCACAAAGTTACCAGCAATTGAGAGATGATTTGAAGGATTGGCTACTTTTGAAAGTCTTCGCTGACCTCCCGACATCCATTGTCCATAGATTTTAAGTTCAAGACAGATAATTGGAGTCATGAGAATGTACCAGAACACAGCATGAAGGCTTTTGGCAACCAAAGGTGGGACGCCAAGAACTAAGAACAGAGAGGCTATCCATGGGGCAAAGAAGAAGTTGACACGGATGGGATGGTAGTACTCACGACGGACTGCTTCAAAGTAAAATATGACTTTCAGAGAATATATGAAGAAAACAGTGACCATAAGAGCAGCAGAGATACACCACAGTACAAGGTTGACTGTCAGGCTGATGTGGAGAAAGCTCATGGATTTGGAGGTTGCCAGGGTTTTCCACAGGATGGCTTGGCTACTAACACCGAGGCAGATACCAAATGAAGATATTGGGTAACGTAGAAGGAACGGCCACTTCTTGTCTTCTGGGAGTACCGACTCCTCTGAAGCCtgtgaaaaaataaattatattaattttattCCTTTGCTTATCTGAAACAGGTTCCATGTGTGATTTTCTATAAACAGTATTCCTCCAGCTCATCTATAAATAGTAATTAAGGTTAAGAACTGAGAAAAATTAATACAAAATTCAAGAATTTGTAGTAACACAAACTTCATAGGCAAGAGGGGGTTGAggcaagaaaaaaatatagagGTTCATTAATCATCAGGCAATGACAGAGTAAGCACTGTAGATTGAGAGCTAAAAACACTGTTTCGAACTGACAAAAGCTCTATGTACATAAGTAGAACcccttcaaatttgaaatttgagcCTCGAATAGTCTCACCATGATCCAGATTACAACGAAAAACCCCTTGTTAAATGGTGCAAACATAGAGATGatgattttatatatatatatatattctttacCTTTGGGCAGGTAAAGAAGGTAGTGTAACCCCATTGTCAAGAATGAAATATGAAGCAGTGTACATGTACAATAATATACCCAACAGTCGGATATGACAGGAAAATGGAGAGCGATGTGATGAGTATACAGCAAAAAGGAAGAGGGACTCCCTCAACTATAAATAAGACCCAACCCCTCATTCCATAACAAGAAAAAATTGGTGAGAACCCCCTATAGTCTTGAGGTGCCTCTCTGAGTAGACTGTCATCCAACGATCACAACCTGAGCTCCGAGCAACCCTTGGACTTAAACTTGGTAATGCTGCAAAAAATATCGAAAGTCActtccttctctatttttttcaaaatattctcAGTCTCCCCTTATTTACTATAATTCCTACATGAAGGGTATGCTGCCAGTGCCCTCCATAGAGCATCAGAGGCATgctaaaatatttttattacgGCCTCCTTGTTAATTTTAACTTTTTCATCAACTCTCTGTTAATGGCAGGGTTTTCTGTAATTTTCtgagtttttccttttctgttctATATTTCGTATGCATTTCCTTTCGCACTGTCCTTAAATTATCATTTTTAGCTTTTATTCATTTAAAATTACTGTTTTTGTACATATCAACCATCAGAGGTTGCATGTAGTTAACTGTGGTCATCATActagttttcataatttttagACATTTTAAGCCTTTTTCCTACATTTTTTCTTTACATATTAGTACAATGCTTCATggaggggtattctggtcattttaccctaataaaaaattgataataTTCCAAAAAATTAGTTTTCTGATACATCATCATAGAAGCATGTTAGATATaatttttcatcattttaggAGTTTTCCACAATTTTTCATGCATTTTTAGTATAATATTGCATACTTAGAATAGGTGGTAGTTCTTTaggatttctttcctttttggtcatttaaataattttagaaTACTTTATGCTGTACCTactaatttttcttttgcagAGTGGCAAAATTTATGTAAGATTCTCACCTCTTCCATTAGATTAGGATGGTTTAAATTCTTACCTTTTGGGTTGTTTCTTTGTGTTTAGGCATAGAAATCTTTATTGCTTACTTAAAATGTCAAGAATGGAAGACCGGTTTAACCGGatggactggggtgcctaacaCTTTCCCAGACTGTAACCTGACCGATCTCATGGTCAAACCGGTTGCAGTCACAATGAgttaaaaaatgaataaattaatATGGGCCCTAGACCCTATTCTAGGTGGCAACTTTGAGTCTTTTAAGAGATAACAAAGGAATGATTCAAGTGTATTCCGAGGCAAACCATGCCGGCTTTGCAGCTAAAGGCGGTCACTGTCCTCACATCcctacccccaaaaaaagttcCAATAGAATAAAGGCAAACATAAgatgaatcaaaataaaacacaatGTGTATCAATATAAATTGGGCTAGTATATATTTCTCTCATTCCTCAATAGCATGATAGCATGTCATCATTTAAGTAATAAGCTAATCAGATTAGTCAGTTCTAATTATGTCACAACTAACAACAGTCAAGGAATATTAACAGAGACTATTTATGTAAGGGACAGAATGAggagaaaaaaatatgaatataACAAAGACAGGAACACATACTCTAAGAGTATCCAATTCGGGCCCTTCTAAGGCAGCGAAGTACCGATCCACAGGTAAAGCCTGAATCTCAGCATTCTGTGAAAAATTAACCTCTGGTTCTGGTTCCGGTTCCCAGTGCTTCCCATGTAAACGAGATAGCTTCTTCTCAAGTTTCCCAGAAAAAGTTTTGAAAGAATCATAGTGCCTATCCTTGAGCCTATCAATCCTCGGATTTTTCTGTTCATTCTCTACAAGATTGAGGGATTCACCACTGATAGCTGCCCCAACATATGAAGTGCTGGCAGGTATGGGCTGACAATAAAACCGTGCATGCTTTGGGTGTTCACTGCTAGCAGCAATGGATGTAGTAGGAGGATTTGGAATCCCATTGTTGACGTTTCTTCCTTCTTGCTTCGGGTGTTCTCTTTTACTGCTTTCTAAGTGAATCctcgaaggagaagaaggcaTGCTGATGGAAACTGAATACATTTGCCAGTGGGAGTCATTAAATGATTGAGATGCATCAATTTCACTCTTGGAAGCCATTGTTTCCACACCCTGTATAAATGAATATGATGTGAAAACCGAAACTCAACAGTGAAACAATTTGATAATTTCACCTTGGGCATGCAAATCATCCACCTGAAGCCATGAGAGGTTGCAGAAGAAGTTTACATTTTCAAGAGTGTAGTTCTGCTGTCACACATAATAATGTAACAGCAAGGCAACACTAACATCATAAGATAATTTGATGAATAATCCTAGAATTAATACATCCCTTCTTTTTTAGGTATGTTGATTCTCATTTGTTACTGTTACATCAGACCACATAAGCTTCAAACTGCTTACTAGTGACTTCTAAATTGTTATGATCATCTAACTTGCAACTGACTTCTAAATTGTTATGATCATCTAACGTGCAACAAAATAAACATATCAACCTCCTCCTTATTGAAAGCATCCTGTTGAAGAAATTACTAACTTTAGCTAATGCACAATCAGGCAAAGAACAGGACGTTGAAGACCAAGTTTGCTGACACAGATGACTTGGGCTACTGTCTTCAACATTATCAAATCCATCTACTCTTTTGGATGTTACATAGTTGAAACGGGGTGGAAGTTCTTCAGGGTAAAGTTTCTCTGCTGAATCTAGATATGCACTGCTCCATACAGAAGTTTTAGAAATTTCAGCAAATTGACTGGAACCGTGATCTGATTTTAGAACAGGagtttgtcccccccccccccccacacacacacacaaaaaaagagTTTCACAACTCAATTAGAATGCaaggatattttggtaatttttctgGTTAGAAGGAAGTGTTATCTAGTCCAGATAAGGGCTCCAATCTGTAAGTGGTATATGGGCATTTCTGATGACCAATACAAGATCTTAACTTCCATCAAATCCCCCAGCCAACTTTTCCATAAACTCCAGCTGAAAGcataacctaaaccctagtatTTACTTTCTCATACCCTAATTTTATCCTTGCTAGGATCTCAGTTGAGGAGCCAAGAGTCCATTTTTATCTCTAACTTTTCataattcttttatttaattacaaAATTTGAACCCCACCACCAATAACATCGTTTTTAATAAAACCCTAACATGTACTcgccctaaaccctagatttcaaGATCTTACACCCGCTTCAATGTATTTTGGTTTAGGTCCATATAGGAACCTTACAATTTAATTAAGAACAACTCTTCAATTTCTCAAAAAAAGTTGCAACTTATTAATGTCTCCaccataaaaaattatttaaaagcTCACTCATAGCAGTTAGAAAAGATAATATAGAGTGTCAGTAGTTTGTAGTTATCATTTACAGCTTTCTGTTACATTTGTTGGTCATGGTGGTGTTGGAGGTGGACCAGGTGGTTAAATTTCAACATAAGTCACAAATAAGCAAACAGGAAGCATAAATGCATCCAAAATGAATACATGGCCAGGGGAGCATAACTCAACAGATGAAGTTCTAGAGAAGAAATTCCAAGATCAGCCAGGTTACTTGCTCAGCTAGAGAGGTCCTAACAACCTAGATGCTTGAGAACCATGCTGAAGATTCCTCAGAGTTGTCTGTATTCTTACAAAGGTGACAGCAAACATTTTCTAGCAGTCATGGAAATTTTCTAGTTTCATCTAGCAAACTTCTAGATTATTTTGTGCCAGAGATGAAGAAGTTCTTTCATAATTACCTTCATGAGTTACTCATCTCATCCTTGGTTTCTAGAATCCTGTGATTAAATAAAATTAGACACCAATTTTAAACAGTTTAATAGCCAGCAAAGAATTCTAaacttctatttttcttctctcgATGACTTTGAGATCCCAGACAGCAATTCAGAAAATTCACTACAAATATTGCAGTCACAAGGAAAGAAATACAGCCAACAATCCGGATATTGAAAAATATAAATCTGCTAAAATATTTGGGACATCATTAATTATATTGTTAATATACTTTTTAAGGATTTTAAAGGAGAACAAAATAAGCTAATATTTTAGTATGTTTTAGTCGTCAATGGAGGAATTTGATTTATTAAGGCTAAATGACCTGATAAATTAGAGCTTAaaatcttcatctttggactaTGGGTCCTCCCAGTATCTCAAGCTAGCAACTGAAAATACTCATCTTTTAGGTTTTCAACTACAGCAACAGAAACAATGTATAAAAAAGCGACcataaataagagaaagaacaaTGGATGACACCTTAAACACTTAGGTTCATATCCCCATCTCATGCAAAATTTATTACCGGTAGATAGGTGTACCTTactttataaattaaaaagaaaacacaCACCCCaggtttaaaagaaaaaaaaacaaacaaaagaaaatttcttttgAGTCTTGACAACTCCAGAGTATTGAGGACAACTGAATAAGCAAGCAGAGAAGtagaaaaaggcaaaaaaaggTATAGAAAACACAATCTAAGATGACAAAAATGATGAGAAGACAAATTTAAAATACAATtacatatttgaattttttacatCTGAATCAAGAGATTGGATGAGGGTATCCATATTTAAAAGCATCAGATATAATCACAGAGTCCAGTTTTTCTCTCAAACACAAGCCAATATATTATTGTGCAAAAAAATAGGCAAGCATTAGACGGTAGGCATGCTGGATGATGAAGAATAAATGACTACCTGAAAATGGACAGCTTCCTCCAATTGAAATCCAAGCTTATAGGTTATGGTCCTGCTGCTTCAATATTAAAAGTTGCAAACCAGCAATATAACATTGTTAAGTAGCAAGAGCCAAGAAGTAAAGAACCACAACTAATAGCTAAATATCTGAAGCGTCTTTATAAAGATCAATAGTAGAAACCACTCACCAGAAACAGCAAAACAAGCGGACTAGTTCATCACGGTTCCAGATTATGATGAATCACTTATGTTGGGCCCTCAAACCCTAAATATATCGAAGAGCTTCCCCCAAATCTCCAGGGAATCGCCAATATAGTGAGGGCTAACTTTAACCCATCGATTCTAAATGCATCCACTGAGAATATGAATTCCATGTAAAATATGATTACTATTCTTGGAGATTGAATGATTGTCATACAAAAAACACAGAAGAAAATTCGAATTCCTATCAGATCAAAACCGTAAGTCGCCATCATCAAACTGTGTCCACTCGCGAAATGTTTGGAAACTTTC is drawn from Telopea speciosissima isolate NSW1024214 ecotype Mountain lineage chromosome 1, Tspe_v1, whole genome shotgun sequence and contains these coding sequences:
- the LOC122668484 gene encoding S-type anion channel SLAH2-like, with product MASKSEIDASQSFNDSHWQMYSVSISMPSSPSRIHLESSKREHPKQEGRNVNNGIPNPPTTSIAASSEHPKHARFYCQPIPASTSYVGAAISGESLNLVENEQKNPRIDRLKDRHYDSFKTFSGKLEKKLSRLHGKHWEPEPEPEVNFSQNAEIQALPVDRYFAALEGPELDTLRASEESVLPEDKKWPFLLRYPISSFGICLGVSSQAILWKTLATSKSMSFLHISLTVNLVLWCISAALMVTVFFIYSLKVIFYFEAVRREYYHPIRVNFFFAPWIASLFLVLGVPPLVAKSLHAVFWYILMTPIICLELKIYGQWMSGGQRRLSKVANPSNHLSIAGNFVGALLGASMGLKEGPIFFFAVGLAHYMVLFVTLYQRLPTNETLPKELHPMFFLFVAGPNVASMAWTQIQGEFDYGSRIAYFIGLFLYFSLVVRINFFRGFRFSLAWWAYTFPMTGASIATIRYSNEVTNIVTQILSVVLSGISIITAIALLIVTILHAFVLRDLFPNDIAIAISDKRSKTGKKRSLRSGSSDTKDIEASLKQETSAG